AACTAAGTTCTATTTGTATGGAACTTAGCTTGTCTTTTTTTGTTTTTTAGTGTATAATAGAAAACGGTTACAAATAGTAACGAAATAAACATGAACACTTACATATATTAGTTTCATTTAGGAGATTAGGAATGATTAATTTACAAAATTTTGTTCAGTCTATGTATGCTAAACGTATCGAGGACTGTTCAGACTATGAACTATACTATGCTTTGCTCGCATTTACCAAGCAACAAAGTGAGGCAAAATACACCAATGAGCAGAAGAAAAAAGTATATTACATTTCTGCGGAATTCTTGATTGGTAAACTCTTGTCCAACAACCTGATTAACTTAGGTGTCTATGACGAGGTGAAGAGCCAATTAGCTGCTGCTGGTAAGGACTTGATTGCCATTGAAGATGTCGAAATGGAGCCATCTCTTGGTAACGGTGGTTTGGGTCGTTTGGCCGCCTGCTTCCTTGATTCCATTGCTAGCCTTGGTCTCAACGGAGATGGTGTCGGATTGAACTACCACTTCGGACTTTTCCGTCAGTTGTTCGAATACCACCAGCAATCTGCAGTGCCAAACGAGTGGATTACACCCCGTTCTTGGTTGACAGAATCCCCAATTTCTTACCAAGTGCCATTTGCTAACTTTACCTTAACTTCTAAGTTGTACGATATCGATGTGCCAGGTTATAAGACTGAGCGGAAGAACCGTTTGCGTTTGTTTGACCTTGGTTCAGTTGATGACAATATTATTTATGATGGCATTGAGTTTGATAAGGAAGACATTTTCCGTAACTTAACCCTTTTCCTTTATCCAGATGATTCGACAGATGAGGGTAAAGTTCTCCGTATCTTCCAGCAATATTTCATGGTATCCAACGCAGCTCAACTCTTGATTGATGAAGCGGTTGCCAAAGGGTCAAACCTCCATGACTTGCCTGATTACGCTGTGGTTCAAATCAACGATACACACCCATCACTTGTCATTCCAGAATTGATTCGTCTCTTGGAACTTCGTGGCATTTCCTTTGATGAGGCAATCGAAATTGTCAAGAAAATGACTGCTTATACCAACCATACAATCTTGTCTGAAGCCCTTGAAAAATGGCCACTGGATTTCTTGAACCGTGTGGTGCCTCACTTGGTGCCATTTATCGAGGAGTTGGACCGCCGTGCAAAAGAAGTGAAAAATGATCCAGCGGTTAATATCATCGATGAGCATGGTCGTGTCCACATGGCCCACATGGATATTCACTACGGCTACTCTATCAACGGTGTAGCAGCCCTTCATACTGAGATTTTGAAGACTTCTGAGTTAAAAGCCTTCTACGAGCTTTACCCAGAGAAATTTAACAACAAGACTAACGGTATCACCTTCCGCCGTTGGCTCATGCATGCTAACCCAAGATTGGCTAGCTATCTTGATGGACTACTTGGACATGGCTACCACCATGATGCTAGCGAGTTGGAAAAACTATTAGAATATAAGAATGACAAGGAATTAAAATCTTGGTTAGAAAAAACCAAGCAGCACAACAAGCGTAAACTACAACGTCATATTGCCAAAACTCAAGGTGTACATGTCAATCCTGAATCCATCTTTGATGTGCAAATCAAGCGCATGCACGAGTACAAGCGTCAACAGATGAATGTCCTCTATGTTATCCATAAGTATTTGGATATCAAGGCGGGTAATATTCCAACTCGTCCATTGACTGTTTTCTTTGGAGGAAAAGCAGCTCCAGCCTATACAACAGCTCAAGATATTATCCACTTGATTTTGGTCTTGTCACAGGTTATCAAAAATGATCCAGAAGTAGCACCACACTTGCAGCTGGTTATGATTGAAAACTATAACGTAACAGAAGCTAGCTTTATCATTCCAGCGGCAGATATTTCAGAGCAGATTTCTCTTGCTTCCAAGGAAGCATCTGGTACTGGTAACATGAAATTCATGCTCAACGGTGCCTTAACTATCGGTACAGATGATGGTGCCAATGTGGAAATTCATGAGTTGGTAGGTGATGAAAACATCTACATCTTCGGTCAAGATAGCCAAACTGTTATTGACCACTATGCAAATGGAACTTACCATCCATATGCCTTCTACGAACGAGATGCTATCCGTCCATTGATCGATTTCATCACATCTGATACCATTCGTCATGCTGGTGGTATTGATGAACGCCTCTGGCGCTTGCAGGACAACCTCAAGCATAATGACCACTTCATGACCTTATTAGACTTAGAAGACTACATTGAAACCAAGGAAAGAATGTTGGCAGACTACGAAGACCGTGACAGCTGGTTGGATAAGGTTATCGTCAACATTGCCAAAGCAGGTTTCTTCTCATCAGACCGTACCATTCAACAGTACAACGAAGACATTTGGCATTTGGAAGCTAAGGAAATAAAATAAATTAAAAATGACCTTGCGGGGTCATTTTTTCTGTATTCTATTTTTGAAAGCTTGAGTGATTGCACATTGTCCCAAGAAGTTTCCAAGGGCAAAGCCAGAGGTGTTCAGAAAGATGTCGCCAAGGTCAAAGAAGCCTAGTGAAAAGAAGAATTGACAAGCTTCAACTAGCAATATGGCACCTACAAAGAGAGAAAGTTTTTTCCAAGAAAATGAAAAAAGTAATCCAAATGGCAAAAAGAGCAGGAAGTTGAATACCACTATAGCTGGATTGAGAAATAGGTCTTGGGAGAAGGTGCTAAGGAGGTCCCAGTTGACACCTCTGACGCCCATGCTTTTGAAAAAGAGAAGATAGACTAGCAGAAGCCCGTAGCAAGCGTAGAAAAACCAAAGTGTCAGTCGCGAAATATGGGGCTTATAGACAAGTCGAAATAGGGTAAAGCAAAATCCGGTCATTAACAGGATTGCGGCAAGTGTCGGCCAAAAATCAACCGTCATGAAAATGGTCGTGAACTGGTAAAAGAGAAAGGTCATGAAGAGCCAGCGACAGAGCAAAAATGACAGGATCAGGTTAATACAGTCATAGATAGCTTCTTTTCTCATAGAAGGCCTCCTTTTTATTTCATTATATCATTATTTGAGGGGGGGGGGTAAAGGCTGTAAA
The sequence above is a segment of the Streptococcus suis genome. Coding sequences within it:
- a CDS encoding VanZ family protein — translated: MRKEAIYDCINLILSFLLCRWLFMTFLFYQFTTIFMTVDFWPTLAAILLMTGFCFTLFRLVYKPHISRLTLWFFYACYGLLLVYLLFFKSMGVRGVNWDLLSTFSQDLFLNPAIVVFNFLLFLPFGLLFSFSWKKLSLFVGAILLVEACQFFFSLGFFDLGDIFLNTSGFALGNFLGQCAITQAFKNRIQKK
- the glgP gene encoding glycogen/starch/alpha-glucan family phosphorylase, whose translation is MINLQNFVQSMYAKRIEDCSDYELYYALLAFTKQQSEAKYTNEQKKKVYYISAEFLIGKLLSNNLINLGVYDEVKSQLAAAGKDLIAIEDVEMEPSLGNGGLGRLAACFLDSIASLGLNGDGVGLNYHFGLFRQLFEYHQQSAVPNEWITPRSWLTESPISYQVPFANFTLTSKLYDIDVPGYKTERKNRLRLFDLGSVDDNIIYDGIEFDKEDIFRNLTLFLYPDDSTDEGKVLRIFQQYFMVSNAAQLLIDEAVAKGSNLHDLPDYAVVQINDTHPSLVIPELIRLLELRGISFDEAIEIVKKMTAYTNHTILSEALEKWPLDFLNRVVPHLVPFIEELDRRAKEVKNDPAVNIIDEHGRVHMAHMDIHYGYSINGVAALHTEILKTSELKAFYELYPEKFNNKTNGITFRRWLMHANPRLASYLDGLLGHGYHHDASELEKLLEYKNDKELKSWLEKTKQHNKRKLQRHIAKTQGVHVNPESIFDVQIKRMHEYKRQQMNVLYVIHKYLDIKAGNIPTRPLTVFFGGKAAPAYTTAQDIIHLILVLSQVIKNDPEVAPHLQLVMIENYNVTEASFIIPAADISEQISLASKEASGTGNMKFMLNGALTIGTDDGANVEIHELVGDENIYIFGQDSQTVIDHYANGTYHPYAFYERDAIRPLIDFITSDTIRHAGGIDERLWRLQDNLKHNDHFMTLLDLEDYIETKERMLADYEDRDSWLDKVIVNIAKAGFFSSDRTIQQYNEDIWHLEAKEIK